GGCGTCCACCACCCGGGCCCCGTAGATCTCCGCGTCCCTCAGGATCCCGGCGCGATTCTCCGCCGTGGCCCGCACGCGGACCAGCGCCATCTCGCGGCGGACGGCGAGGGACTCGGTCAGGTCCGAGGCCTGGAGCACGTTGATCAGCTTGTTCATCTGCTTGATGACCTGTCTGCGCAGGACCGGCTCGATCTCCACCACGATCGTCATGCGGGACTGCGCCGCGTCGAGGGTGCGCGCGACCGTCAGGCTGTCGATGTTCCACCCCCGGGCGCTCAACACCCCGGTGATCCGCATCAGCGCCCCCGGCTTGTTCTCCACCAGCAGCGAAATCGTCTGCAGCATCGCTCGTCGACCCTCCCCCCGGGATTTCCCGATGATCCGTCCAGCTAAACCGCCACCGCTTTCGGCGGTCCCAACACCATCTCGTCGATCGCCCCGCCGGCCGGGACCATCGGGTAGACGCACTCGAACGACGACACCTTGACGTTCAGAAGATACGGCCCCGGGTGGCGGACCGCGTCGTCCAGCGCCTGCCCGATCTCCCCCGGATTCTCCACTGTCCGTCCAGGGAACCCGTACGCCCCCGCCAGCATCGCGGCGTCGGGGAATCCCGTGAGGGCCACGGAGGAGAGCCGGTTGTTGTAGAACAGCTCCTGCCATTGCCGCACCATCCCGAGGTAGCCGTTGTTCATCACCACGATCTTGATCGGGAGGCCGTTGACGGCGATGGTGGAGAGCTCGGGGATCGACATCTGGAAACCGCCGTCCCCCACCAGGGCGAAGACGAGCCGGCCTGGGTTGGCGACCTGCGCGCCGATGGCGGAAGGCAGCCCGAACCCCATCGAGCCGAGGCCCCCGGAACTGAGCCACAGCCGCGGCCGGTTGAACCGCAGGAATTGCGCTCCCCACATCTGGTGTTGCCCCACGTCGGAACAGACGATCGCGTCTCCGCCGGAGAGCCGGTCGATCTCGCGGACCAGGTGCTGCGGCTTGATCTCGGTGTCGGACACGGAAGGGGTGAGGGGATGCTCCGCGGCCCACGATGCGATCTTCCCCTTCCACGCCTGGCGGTCGGCCGCACGCCGCGCCTTGTGGAGGGGAGCGAGCTCCGCGAGGACCGCGATCATCTTCTCGAGGACCGGTCCCAGGTGCCCGACGATCGGCAGGTCCGCCGCGCGGTTCTTCCCGATCTCGACGGGGTCGATGTCCACGTGGATGACCCGTGCGTGGGGGGCGAAGGCGTCGAGCCGTCCCGTCACGCGGTCGTCGAAACGGGCGCCCAGC
This genomic stretch from Deltaproteobacteria bacterium harbors:
- the ilvB gene encoding biosynthetic-type acetolactate synthase large subunit is translated as MSNLMTGANILVECLLREGVECLFGYPGGVTLPFYDVLYDAKVKHYLVRHEENACFAAQGYARSTGKVGVCCATSGPGATNLVTGLVDALLDSIPIVAITGQVSTKLIGSDAFQEADTFGITRACTKHNFLVKSAAELPQAVHEAFYIAASGRPGPVLVDIPKDVFIGSAHYEPVGTIHLPGYKFSSEGHAGQIRRAAEMMWEAQRPLVYAGGGVIAAEASGSLRELVETIDAPAVCTLMGLGGLPSSHPNFISMPGMHGSYAANMAMTHTDLLIALGARFDDRVTGRLDAFAPHARVIHVDIDPVEIGKNRAADLPIVGHLGPVLEKMIAVLAELAPLHKARRAADRQAWKGKIASWAAEHPLTPSVSDTEIKPQHLVREIDRLSGGDAIVCSDVGQHQMWGAQFLRFNRPRLWLSSGGLGSMGFGLPSAIGAQVANPGRLVFALVGDGGFQMSIPELSTIAVNGLPIKIVVMNNGYLGMVRQWQELFYNNRLSSVALTGFPDAAMLAGAYGFPGRTVENPGEIGQALDDAVRHPGPYLLNVKVSSFECVYPMVPAGGAIDEMVLGPPKAVAV
- the ilvN gene encoding acetolactate synthase small subunit, yielding MLQTISLLVENKPGALMRITGVLSARGWNIDSLTVARTLDAAQSRMTIVVEIEPVLRRQVIKQMNKLINVLQASDLTESLAVRREMALVRVRATAENRAGILRDAEIYGARVVDATADGFGLECTGPAEKVEEFIDAMKTFGDIDVTRSGIVAVSMESR